TGTGCAGGTTCAGGTGGATGACTTATCTCCCATCAAGAAGGTTAATTTCTAAGTAACCGCAGCGTATTCTTCAACCAAACCCGCCATGACCGCGATGTTGATTCGGGAATATATTGAGGCGCCATCACCTCAATAGCATCCGGGACAGTTGCTAGGCGGATATGATCCCACTCTCCCTCAAATTCCCCATCTGCCTGGAAGCGCTGCGGACCCTCACACCGCAACTCCAGCTCCACGATGTCATCAAATTGGATGGTGTGGTCTCGGATCAGCTCTTCTAACCAGCGCCGATGCCCAATACCGATCAGGTGAACCATAGCGAGCACCCCTTTAATCCCGCGAAGATCCCTAAGGACAAACATGCTTAGACCCCGGTCAAAAGAGTTCCGAGGATTAGTGACTACCGGCAAGGGGCCCAAAAACGTCCACGGATTTGTGTTGGAGGCTAGGCACAACGGGACTTGGTGAAGCTCCAGTTCCCCGCCTTGGCGGTCTCGAGCCCAGGCTGAAATTGCTGGCGGGCATCGTTGGGCGTCGAACCAGGTGCGCAGTGACACTGCGAGATAGCGCAAGGGGCTGGCGGAAAAACCTTTAGCTCTGGCGCGCTCGATCCGAGCGATGACATCAGCGTCTATTCCGAACCCGGCGTTGACCGCAAACCAGCGATGATTCCATGTCCCTAAACATATAGTTCGGCGAAAATCCCCCTCGATAAGAACTGCCAAGTCTAACGCAGCCGCTACGGGGTCAGCGGGGAAGCCGAGGGCTCGGGCAAAAACATTCGCTGATCCGGTGGGGATGACCGCCAGAGCGGGGATGTGGCTGGGGTGAAAAGCACTGGTGTTGTCATCGGTGACGGGGCCGAGAAGCCCATTGATAACTTCATTGAGAGTTCCATCCCCGCCGACCACGATGATGAGCTCATAGTCAGTGCGACGCAAACCTCGCACCATTTGTTCAGCGTGTCCTGGATAGTGAGTGAAACGCGCACAAAGATGCAACTCCGGAACCTCCCTCAGCCTGGGAATAATTTGCCGAAATAATGCATCGGACTGAGTGGTGGAGTTGGGGTTGGCGATGAGCAGCACATCCACAACCACACAGATTACCGGTTATCCCAGTGCAGCGTAACTTATTGGAAGGGTTTTGAGTTCCTTGATGCTCGGAGAGCATTAGGCTGGTGAGCATGGCTGATGAAACTGGACATCCTGAAAACCTTTCTCCCCGTCTCGACGGCAATGAGGCGGTGAATTTAGCGGCTGAGCAATCCCAAAAGACTGCGCACCGCAATATCCCGTTGAGCGGGGAAATCCCGCTGCCGGATGACACGGCGAATCTGCGCCAAGGACCTAGTCTCCATGATGGCCTCTTAGCCTTATTGCCACTGGTGGGAGTATGGCGAGGCGAAGGCCAAGCAGACACCGTCGAAGATGGCGAGTATGCCTTTGGCCAGCAATTAACCTTCGCCCACGATGGGGAAAACTATCTCACCTATGAATCCCGGGTGTGGCGGATTAACGAATCCGGTGAATCCGCCGGCGCGGTGTCTCGTGAGTGTGGCTTTTGGCGCATTAATGACAAAGACGAAATAGAGATGATTTGTTGCCACTCCTCCGGAGCGGTAGAGATTTTCTACGGGGATCTGCTTAATGAACGCGCCTGGCAATTGGAAACCGCGCAAAGCTTAGCAACCGCTACCGGAAGCGTGATGCTGGGTGCCGGTAAGCGACTTTATGGGCTCATGCCTAACAATGACTTGGGGTGGGTGGAAGAACGCGCGGTTAATGGTGAGCTAAAACCCCGAATGTCCGCCCAACTGAAGCGGGTTGCCGGCTAATGCATGGCCGCCTGGAATAGCTGTCGGAGTTCATCTAGGTCATGAGGTTCAAGGCAGGTGTCGTCGATTCTTGTGACCGGCACTGCCCCTCGAACAGAACTCAGTAGCCATACAGATCGGGCACTCTTCAGATCCGTGACGGTCAGTGGCTTTTCTTTGCACTTCCAGCCCTGACTATGCGCGTAATCAAATAAGGCCGCCTGGGTGGTGCCGGGCAAAATTTCCCCGCCACTCGATGGTGTACGCAGTCGCTTACCCTTCTTCTCCATCACCACGGTCGAGGTCGCTCCTTCAAGCACGCTTTCACCATCTGCCCCTAGCCACACCACATCATCAAATCCACGGTCCTTGGCATAGCGCAAGGCAGCCATGGCGGCTGCGTAGTTGAGGGTTTTTGCTCCCACCGTCAACCACGGCGCCGGGGATTGAGGAACTTTGCCCTCAGCGGCGACGTAGACACCCGGGAGCTCGGTGTTAATTGTCCACCCCCGCGGTGTGGTCATAACCGCCACGCCCTGTTCTCGTTGCTGAATCATCTCAGCAGGCAGAGAATTAACTCGGATCCAGGCGGTCGGGTTGCCGGTACTCGCTCGGCCTCGGGTGTAGGTCCACACACATTGCGCTTCGCCGCGGAACCCTTCGGCTGGGGTTTGCCCCTGTTGTCGATACCACTCCATCGCTGCTTCATCGGTGGCCCGATGCCAGTAGTTTAGGTCCGGTTCCGGCAACCCCAGAAGGGTGGCTGAGGCGAGGAAGCGTCGAGCGTGTCGCTCAATGTTAACTGGTTTGCCGTCTCGGATAAGAAGGGTCTCAAACACTCCGTCTCCCCGGGTGACGGCAGCATCATCCCAGTACACCATGGGTAAATTGGGGTTATGGAGTCGGGTAGAACCACCAAAGGGCTCCACAATCAAAATGACAGGTTGCACACTGCGAGGGGCCATACTTTGAATTATGCCCCCTTTAAGGCGCTACCATCAGTTCTGTGATGACTCAGTACCAATCTCCTTTATTGGAACTGCCCGGCGCTACTGAATTTCAGGCCCCACCGGAAGCAACTGTCCACCCAGACGCGTTTGGGGTGGCGTGGCACTACGGGGATCCTCTCGGCGAACAGCGCCTGATTGAGAACCACCCCGTGTGGATTGACCGCTCACATCGCCGAGTCTTTCGAATCAGCGGCCCCGACTCTGCAACCTTCTTGAATAATCTGCTGAGTCAAAAATTAGACGATGCCCCGGTGGGGTTTTACTCCCCGGCCCTTGATCTCGACATGCAAGGACATATCCAGCACCACCTGGATGTGCTGCGCGCTGCGGATGATTCTACGGATCACACCCCTTGCTTCCTGATCCACACCACCGCTGCGCAGGCAGACACTCTTTATGATTTTCTTCATAAGATGATCTTTTGGTCCAAGGTCAGCATCGAAATGATCGATGCGGGAGTGATAACCCTCATCGGAGAGGACGTCCAAAAGTTGCTCGACGTCCCCAGCCCCGGGATTCTCGGCGCAGCGAGCTATAGCTGGACTGCCCACCCCAGGATGGATCTTTTTGTAGCGCGGCATGATCTCCGGCACCTGGCCCAAAATTTAGAGGCCCAGGGAATAACTCGGGCCGGGCTGATGGCTTTTAGCGCTGAACGGGTACGTGCGCTAGAACCAGAACTATCTGTAGATCTTGATCATCGCAGTATCCCGCACGAAGTCCCCCACTGGATCGGGCGTGGGATACACCCCGGCGCCGTCCACCTCAATAAAGGCTGCTACCGGGGTCAAGAAACCGTAGCTCGGGTAGAGAATCTGGGCCGTAGTCCACGGGTGGCAGTGCTCTTACAACTAGATGGTTCCGCCCCTCGTGAACCGCTCCCCGGGATGACCGTTCAGCGAGGCAATCGCACCGTCGGCAGAGTCGGAACCATCGTCCACGACTGCGATTTCGGCCCCATTGCTTTCGCCTTGATTAAACGCTCAGCACTGGGCACCAGCGATCTTCATATCGGAGATACCGCCGTAGCCGTCGACCCCACCTCCCTGCCCCAGGACGAAGGTCCTCGCGCCGGTCGAGCTGCAGTTGATAGACTTCGCGGACTCTAGCCTCTCCCCCTTTCAGGGGGTGGTCACTCCAGCGTTCATCTGAAGAGTTTTTTCACCCATCTTGGCCGACAACCACGCCCTCACGCTGCACGGTGAGCGTCAATTTTGGTTCTCCATCGACCCCTGCTACCTGGTGCGACTCGCCGTGAGGTCACCCGGTTCGGAAATTTTCACTAAGAACCGCTATCCTGACTACAGGAAAAAAAGAGATAAGTAGCACGTTGATGGGGCATCCGAATTCCCTGGATCGCCCCTTTTCGAACCCGAGGGGGTCAATGCCATGGGGCGCGGACGCGCGAAGGCAAAGCAGACCAAGGTCGCTCGTCGATTGAAGTACCACTCTCCTGAGATGGATCTGGACTCTCTTCAACGGGAGCTCGCAGCTCAGGCCCCTCATCATGATGAGAAGGCCGATGAGTATGAAGATGACCTTTACTCAAAATATGCTGATTGGGCCGAAGACGAAGACGAGGATGACGGCTACCGCCGTTGACCTACCGGCTTAAGCCATTGTTGACCCCGCACTTCCGAGGATTCACCAAGATCATCGGGCGCGGGGCCTTTCCTGTGCCTAGAATCCCGGATGGATGCCTTTCATGACAACTTTGTCTTCTTTCTCGTCGGCGGCCGTCCGCACGGAACCGACCTCCCACGCCTCTACGTGGCGAGCCGCTAACATGGCTAAGGCTCGATCACGATCATGAGGTGAGACTACCGCTAACATCCCCACACCCATATTGAATGTCTTTTCCATCTCAGCGAGGGCTACTGTGCCTAGCTTCTGGATGGTGCGGAAAATCTGGCCCGGAGTCCACGTCCCTCGGTTAATATCTGCCACCAGGCCTTCTGGGATGACCCTGCTCAGATTGCCGGCTAATCCACCGCCAGTGACGTGGCAAAAAGTCCGAACTTCGCATTCGGCTGCTAGAGCTAAACAGTCCTTGGTATAAATCTTGGTAGGTTCAAGGAGTTCTTCTCCTAGGGTTCGCTCAAACTCCTCCATGTAGGCGTCGAGCGCTAAACCGGCGCGCTCTAAGAGCACATGGCGGGCCAAAGAATAACCATTAGAGTGCAAACCAGAACTCTTCATGGCAATAATGATGTCCCCGGCGCGCACCCGCTCTGGACCGAGAACTTCATCAGCTTCAACCACCCCCACGGCAGTGGCTGAGACATCGTAGTGGGTTTCCTCCATCACTCCAGGGTGCTCGGCGGTTTCGCCACCAAGCAAGGCGCATCCGGCTTGTACACAGCCTTCGGCGATGCCGGAAACTATGTCGGCTACATGCTCCGGGATGACTTTGCCAATCGCAATATAGTCTTGCAGGAAGAGCGGTTCCGCTCCGCAGACCACGAGATCGTCGACGCACATGGCCACCAAATCAATACCGATGGTGTCATGTTTATCCATGGCTTGAGCCACGGCTAATTTCGTTCCTACCCCATCAGATCCAGCCGCCAACAGCGGTTCCCGATATTTCCCCAGCGCAAAGAGCCCGGCAAAGCCACCTAGCCCACCGCGCACCTCGGGGCGGGTTGCTCGCTGAGCGTGCGGAGAAATTAATTCCACAGCACGGTCGCCGGCTTCAATATCCACACCGGCGACGGCATAAGAAGCGCCCTCGGCGGTCGGGTTGTTCTCAGTCATGGTGTTTATCTAATCCCTTAATTATTCTGGTCACGGTCGATGGTAGCGGTGCCGGCTGCCCGGCCAGATTGAAGCCGAAGCACAAGTTCCGCGTTGGAGTTTCCTTCGGGAACGCCAATGGGATAGTGCCCGTCAAAACACGCCACGCACAGCTCTTCACGCTTCTGGCAGGTGGCCTGAACCATCTCCTCAATCGAGACAAACCCCAGACTATCCGCCCCGATAGCCCGACACACAGCCTCCACCATTTTTTCTTCGCTACGAATATCCCCAGCGTTGGCAATAAGCTCCCCGGGACTAGCAAAATCTATGCCATAGAAGCACGGCCATTTCACCGGTGGTGAAGCAATCCGCACGTGAACTTCCTTAGCGCCGGCCTCCCGCAGCATCCGGATCAACGCGCGTTGGGTGTTGCCGCGCACAATGGAGTCATCGACCACGACGAGTCTTTTGCCGTCGATAACTTCTTTCAATGGGTTGAGTTTCAGCCTGATCCCTAGCTGCCTGAGGGTCTGAGAAGGCTGAATAAAGGTTCGCCCCACATAGGCGTTTTTCACTAACCCTTGTCCGAACGGAATGCCGGATTCTTGCGCGTAGCCTACCGCTGCCGGTGTGCCCGACTCCGGTACGGGGATGACTAAATCCCCATCGGCTGGGTACTCCCTGGCCAGGCGTCGCCCAATATCGAGGCGGGTGGCGTTGACCGCTCGCCCACGGATGACGGAGTCTGGACGAGCCAGATAAACATACTCAAATACACAGCCTTTGTGCTGAGTATCGGCAAAGCGCTCGGAGTAGACGCCGCCAGCGTCAATGGCTACTAGTTCTCCGGGTTCGATCTCTCTCACGAAGCTGGCCCCCACAATGTCTAGGGCGCATGTTTCGGAAGCAATAACCCAGCCACGTTCTAGCCGCCCTAGGCAAAGGGGACGAATCCCCCACGGGTCCCGCGCGGCGTAGAGGGTAGAACCATCAGTGAAGGTGAGACAAAACGCACCTTTAATGCGCGGCAGCAATTGCCGGGCAGAATCCAAAAGGGAAACATCGGCGGTGATTTTTTCCGCCAACAAGGCAGACATCACCGCGGTGTCAGAACTTGCTGCTTTGCCGTCAATGAGGCCACGCTCCACCGCCTCATCATGAAGTTGCTGGTAGTTCACTAGGTTTCCGTTGTGCCCTAAGGCGACGTCGCCCCCCTCCGGGGTGCTACGAAACATGGGCTGCACGTTTTCCCAGTGGGTTCCTCCTGCCGTGGAGTACCGGGTGTGCCCTATGGCTACGTCCCCTTGGAGGGCACTGAGAGCAGATTCTTCAAAGATCTGAGACACCAATCCCATATCTTTAAAAACTACGATGCTGTCGCCGTCACCCACTGCTATTCCGGCGGCTTCTTGGCCGCGGTGTTGCAGCGCAAATAACCCAAAGTATGTGAGTTTGGCGACGTCTTCCCCTGGCGCCCAAACTCCAAAAACACCACATTCTTCGCGGGGTTCTGGCTCCCCCTGATCATCTAAGCCGTTGATCGGGGTGGGGCGCATGTCCTTAGTTTTCTGGCGGTCATCAGATACCACGGGGCCTGAGTCTACCCTTCTTCAGTGCTGCTTATCGAATAAGCGGCAACCAGTGTGCAACTTCTCCGGCGCGGGAGCCGCTGCTATCTACCCCGGGAGAGTGGTGAAAATCCTCAATTCCGCAGGCTAAGCGAAGCCAGGTGCGGGGATCGCATTCCACCACATTAGGAGGGGTGCCTCGGGTATGGCGTGGGCCTTCAATGCACTGTACTGCCACAAATGGGGGGACCCGGACTTCTACGCAATGACCGGGAGCGCGTTCAGCGAGCAACCGCGCGGTCCCGCGCACCGCACGCGCTATCGCAGCTCGCGGTGGTTTTTCTACCTGGTTACTACGGTCTTCCACCCACGCGCGGACTTCCTCTACCTCCGCGCGCAGACGCGCAGCGTCGATTCTTTTCACCATGAGGCTAGCTTAGATAGATTTAGTGCCATGACTTCCGAGAAATCCCCCCAACTCATTTTGCGTTTCATGGCTGCCCCGACCGACGTCATTATGGCGGGCAGTCATGGTGTCTCTGGTGGCCGGGTTCTAGAGTGGATTGACAAAGCAGCCTATGCTTGCGCCACCCAATGGTCCGGGACATATTGCGTTACTGCGTACGTGGGGCATATTCACTTCACCCGGCCTATTCCGAGCGGCCATATGGTGGAGGTGCGGTCTCGGATCGCCATGACCGGGCGTTCTTCTATGCATATTGTCAATGAAGTGTTTTCCGCTGATCCCCGGCAGGGCATTTTCACTCGGGCGTGTGATTGTCTCGTGATTTTCGTCGCTAAAAACACTGAGACTGGGAAATCTCAGCCAGTGCCTAGTTTCCAGCCACGCAATGTTGCGGAGGAAGAGGCCCACGCTGCTGCGTTATCTCGGATTGAGCTGCGCAAAGCCATTGAAGCGGAGATGGAAAAGCAAACCTATGATGGCGAGTCTGAAGCTCCTCGGCTCATTCACCGCTTCCTCGCTAAGCCCACCGATGTTAACTGGGGCGGCAATGTTCACGGTGGTACTGCAATGGAATGGATTGATCAAGCCGGGGCAGCCTGCACCATGGAGTGGTCCGGGGAACACACGGTGGCAGTCTACGCCGGGGGAATTCGGTTCTACCGGCCTATTTCCATTGGGGATTTAATTGAGGTTGACGCTCGCCTCATGCGTACTGATGCTCGTTCCATGCAGATGAGTGTGCATGTGCGCTCTGGTAGCCCCCGTGGTGGCCGGGAGCATCTACAACAAGCCATCCACGCCACCGTTACCTATATTGCCATTGACCCCGACGGCAACCCCTTGCCGGCGCGTCAATTCCACCCCCATACCGAAGAAGATCAGCGGCTGGCAGAGCACGCAACGGTTTTGCGTAATTTACGCGCCGAGTACTCGCCGAAACCACTGATCACCTTGTCTTCTCCCCGGCATATTGATTAAACCGGGGAGGATATTACTCAGGTTTTTCGGGGGCGACGGTATAACTATCCAGATCCACCTGTGGGGTGGGTTGGAGCCGGTCCTGGGCGGGGTTTTCCACCGAGGGGCTGCGGCGGAAATCACCCGGTTTATCATCGTCTTCGGCCGGCACATAGGGCAGTTGACCAGAAAGCACCTGGCGGGCGCGTTCTTTATCTAAGGTTCCAGTCCACTGGCCCACCAAGAGGGTGGCTACCGAGTTACCGGCGAAGTTCGTTAAGGCACGGGCTTCAGACATGAACTTGTCAATGCCCATCACAAAGGCCACACCACCCACCAATTCCGGCTTCTGGGATTGGAGGCCTGCCGCCAAGGTGGCGAGACCCGCACCAGATACGCCGGCTGCGCCCTTAGAGGCGATAATCATGACGATCAACATGCCAATTTGCTGCCCAATGTCCATGGGCATATTCATGGCATCAGCGATGAAGATAGCTGACATAGTCAGATAGATAGCGGTTCCGTCGAGGTTGAAAGAATAGCCGGTGGGGACCACGATACCGACGGTGGACTTATCCACACCGGCGTGTTCCATTTTGCGCATTAGATTAGGCAGGGCGGATTCGGAGGAAGAGGTGGCAAAAATAAGCAGGAATTCCCGGCCAAGGTACTTCAGCAAGGACAAAATATTCAGGCCGGTAAAGATCTTCAGGACCAGGCCCAATACCACGAAGATGAAGATGATACAGGTCAGGTAGAAGGCCAACATGAGGACGCCGAGCTGAACCACAACCGACCAGCCGGATTTGCCGACGGCAGCAGCCATGGCGCCGAACGCACCGAGGGGAGCTAGCCACAGAATCCATCCCAAGATCTTGAAGATCAATTTCTGGAGATGGGCCACGAAACCGAGGATGGGTTCTCCTTGTGAACCCAGAGTTTGCACGACAAATCCCACCACCAGAGCAACTGCTAAGACCTGGAGGATGTTGCCGGTAACAAAGGCACTAAAGAAGGTAGTGGGCACAATATCGAGCAGCATTCCAGATAGACCGCCGCCACCAGTGCTATGGGTAGCGTCGCCAACCAGGTGGCTGACTGCTTCTTCTGAAGGCTCAATATTAAGGCCACTGCCTGGCTCGATGATATTGCCCACCAACAGGCCGATAGTCAGGGCGAAGGTGGACATGGTCACGAAGTAAATCAACGCCAGACCGCCGGCTTTACCGACCGCAGCGGCGGAACGCACGGACCCGATACCGAGCACAATGGTGCAGAAGATGACCGGGGTAATGATCATCTTGATGAGTTTGATGAAGAAAGTGCCGAGGAATTCCACCTGTTTCGCCACTCCGGGAGCAATAATGCCTAGTGCTACACCAGCGATAATGGCGATAATCACCGCGATATAAAGCCAGTGTGTGCGGTCTTTCCGCGGTTTCTTTGGGTCGGCAATCCGTGGTCCACTTGAGTGGGGAGGGGTGCTAGCCATGTCCTCGGTCCTTCACTTCCGCGCGCCGCCGATCCGACGCGAACTCCAACTCAGACGTCTAGGACGGATCGGCGAGCAGACGGCTGAAGACAGGGGGATATAACCTTTCGGTCATATTTTCCTCCGCTTGCGAGCATGGGACAAATCACCTTTGCGTCCGTAGTGTTGCCTTCGCCTCTACCTGCCCCCGCCCTACCCCTCTTTAGCTCTATGTCCACCGTTATCGCGGACCATCCTCCTCCCCTGAAGTGAATAGGAACACCCCAAAGTACACTCCATTTCCACCCCTAGATGGGGTGGATTTTATGGCCCGACGTCTGACTAATCCACCACACCGGTGATCTTATGGATCAACCAGGCGTATTCATAGGCGGTTTGCCGCCACGCTTGATAACGACCCGAAACCCCACCGTGCCCGGCCACCATTTCCGTTTTGAGGAGGAATTCCCCTCCGGTGGCGGTGTCCCGGAGTTTGGCAATCCATTTGGCCGGTTCCACATATAGCACTCGGGTGTCGTTAAGCGAGGTAGTGGCCAAAATGTCGGGATAGTTTTGGGTGCTCACATTTTCATAGGGGGAGTAGCTAGCCATATAGTCATAGACCTCGGGGTCATGATAGGGGTCTCCCCACTCTTCCCATTCCGGCACAGTCAACGGCAGCTCAGGTTTAAGGATGCTCGTTAACGCATCCACAAAAGGAACGGCCGCATGGATAGCGCAGAATCGGTCCGGTGCCATATTCGCTACCGCCCCCATCAACAGTCCGCCGGCTGATCCACCATAGGCAGCCATCGTCTCAGGGCTAGTGATTTTTTGGGCAATGAGATCATCAGCTACGGCGATGAAGTCAGTAAAGGTGTTGCGTTTATGAAGTAGTCTTCCTTCCTCATACCAGCGTCGGCCCATTTCTCCGCCGCCGCGAACGTGAGCGATAGCGAAAATCACACCGCGCTGCATCATGGAGAGCAAGGAGACGGAAAAACCGGGATCGCGGGAGGCTTCGTAGGCGCCATAGCCGTAGAGCACGGTGGGGTGAGGGCCTTGGCTTAGGTCGAGATCTGCGGAGTGGATAAGCGATACCGGGATCTTGGTGCCGTCGGGTGCAGTACTCCACAACCGGGTGGCAGTGTAGTCCTGGGGATTATAGCCTCCGCGTACCTCTTGAGCTTTGACTAAAACTCGGTCACCCGTAGCGATGTTTTCTTGGAACACCTGCGTGGGAACCGTAAAAGAGGAGTAGGAAATAAAGACGAAGGGAACTTCCCATTCCGGCCCTCCGCTAGCACCGCAGCTATAGAGCTCTTCCTCAAATTCCAACTCCTGGAAACTGGTGTAGCCACGCTCAGAGAGTTTCATGATTGCGGTTCGGGGAATAGCCCCGCGACGATACCCCAACACCAGGAAGGAAGCATAGGGTTCAATGGATTCAATACGGACCTCGTCACGGTGAGGAACTAATTCATGGAGTTCCTTGAGCGGAGCTAATGGCCAGGTGATCGGAGACTCTGCGACCGCGGAATTTGGTCCGGTGGCGTTATGTATCACCAACCAGCGATCTTCTCCACCAACAATGGCGTGGTCAACGTCATACTCCACCCCGGATTCTCGTTCCCAGAGCACCCGAAACTCCCCCTCGGGGGTAGACATATCACATACTCGCACTTCACTGGTCAGTTTCGACGCCGAGGCAATCATCAACCATTTCTGTGAACGACTGGAACCAATATCCACCCCAAACTTTTCATCGGGTTCATGGTAAACACACACATCCTCTTCTTGGGGGGTTCCGATGCGATGACGCCAGACCTTATCAGGGCGCCACGCGTCATCCACCGTGGTGTAAAAGAGGTATTCCTCCCCAGCCCAGGTAGCTCCATAAAACACATTGTGGAGGCGATCCTCCAATAGCTCCCCGGTCTCCAGGTTTTTAATCACCAACTCAAAACGCTCATCGCCGACGGTGTCTGTGGAGTAAGCCAGTAAACGCCCAGATGTAGTGATAGAAGAAGCACCCAAACTGAAAAACTCTTCCCCCTCCGCTAACGCGTTGAGATCAAGCAACACTTCTTCGCCTTCAGCAGGAGAACCATCCTCCGGAATCTGCGGAGGCACCCAACGGTCTTTGCCTTCAGCAGCGCGCACCCGACAACTAAACCCGTATTCAGAGCCTTCTTTGGTCCGACCGTAGTACCAATAATCCTCCATGCGTTGCGGTACCGACATATCGGTTTCTTTAATCCGAGAACGGATTTCCTGGAAAATATTTTCCCGCATACCTTCCAGGGGTTTCATCACAGTTTCGGTATAGGTGTTCTCGGCTTCAAGATACGCCCGAGTCTCCGGGGCATCTTTCTGCCTCAGCCACTCATAATTATCAACAAACTCCCTACCATGAAAACTACGAATGACCGGTTCTTTTTTCGCACTCGGCGCCTGTGGATGTTCAGCCATGATTGACACTATAGAAAATTCCCGGCACACAACGTCACCGGCGTGATCCCATGCAGGGAATTCAATGCCCATAGCTGGTGATGAGGTTGAGTAATCTCGGTCATCTCAATGGGACGCTGTTCTACTTTCCCCCACCGCAGATCAGCGTGTCTAATCTCCCCAGCCAGCAGAAGCTCCTCAGTGACTGAGGACAAGCGAGGTGCCTCAGGAATCACGAGAACATCCTCAGTACGCAGCACCACCGCAGCGGTGGTAGTTTCACATACCATTCCGGACACACACATCAACACATCATCAACCCCGGCCTCTTGCGCCTGGGTGCGCAGCACCTGCAATGTCGGCAAATCAGGCCCTTTAAAGTGTGGATATCGGCGGGGATCGTCGGGGAAATCGCGCACTAGCAAACGAGTGTGAGTACGACGCTGAGGACTGCGCCGCCACCGAAAATCCTGGGTTGTTGCGGTTGCTTCCACCCGGGGAAACCACTGCCCGACCGGAGCGTTGAGACATTCTTTGTGGACGTGAGTAAGAAAATCGTCGGGTAGGCGTCGAGCATAAAACTCCTCCACACTGCGACGAAAACGGTGAAGGTGGTGAGCTAGTCCCGCGATCTTAGGCGGGGAGTCAACCGAAGGGCGAGAAATCAACCAGGAATCAATAATCATTGTTCAAGATGCGCTATAGGCTGGAGGGCTCGGGTTTTGCTTAGAATCTCTTCC
This genomic interval from Corynebacterium poyangense contains the following:
- a CDS encoding aminotransferase class IV, which codes for MIIDSWLISRPSVDSPPKIAGLAHHLHRFRRSVEEFYARRLPDDFLTHVHKECLNAPVGQWFPRVEATATTQDFRWRRSPQRRTHTRLLVRDFPDDPRRYPHFKGPDLPTLQVLRTQAQEAGVDDVLMCVSGMVCETTTAAVVLRTEDVLVIPEAPRLSSVTEELLLAGEIRHADLRWGKVEQRPIEMTEITQPHHQLWALNSLHGITPVTLCAGNFL
- a CDS encoding cation:dicarboxylate symporter family transporter, with the translated sequence MASTPPHSSGPRIADPKKPRKDRTHWLYIAVIIAIIAGVALGIIAPGVAKQVEFLGTFFIKLIKMIITPVIFCTIVLGIGSVRSAAAVGKAGGLALIYFVTMSTFALTIGLLVGNIIEPGSGLNIEPSEEAVSHLVGDATHSTGGGGLSGMLLDIVPTTFFSAFVTGNILQVLAVALVVGFVVQTLGSQGEPILGFVAHLQKLIFKILGWILWLAPLGAFGAMAAAVGKSGWSVVVQLGVLMLAFYLTCIIFIFVVLGLVLKIFTGLNILSLLKYLGREFLLIFATSSSESALPNLMRKMEHAGVDKSTVGIVVPTGYSFNLDGTAIYLTMSAIFIADAMNMPMDIGQQIGMLIVMIIASKGAAGVSGAGLATLAAGLQSQKPELVGGVAFVMGIDKFMSEARALTNFAGNSVATLLVGQWTGTLDKERARQVLSGQLPYVPAEDDDKPGDFRRSPSVENPAQDRLQPTPQVDLDSYTVAPEKPE
- a CDS encoding acyl-CoA thioesterase, which produces MTSEKSPQLILRFMAAPTDVIMAGSHGVSGGRVLEWIDKAAYACATQWSGTYCVTAYVGHIHFTRPIPSGHMVEVRSRIAMTGRSSMHIVNEVFSADPRQGIFTRACDCLVIFVAKNTETGKSQPVPSFQPRNVAEEEAHAAALSRIELRKAIEAEMEKQTYDGESEAPRLIHRFLAKPTDVNWGGNVHGGTAMEWIDQAGAACTMEWSGEHTVAVYAGGIRFYRPISIGDLIEVDARLMRTDARSMQMSVHVRSGSPRGGREHLQQAIHATVTYIAIDPDGNPLPARQFHPHTEEDQRLAEHATVLRNLRAEYSPKPLITLSSPRHID
- a CDS encoding S9 family peptidase gives rise to the protein MAEHPQAPSAKKEPVIRSFHGREFVDNYEWLRQKDAPETRAYLEAENTYTETVMKPLEGMRENIFQEIRSRIKETDMSVPQRMEDYWYYGRTKEGSEYGFSCRVRAAEGKDRWVPPQIPEDGSPAEGEEVLLDLNALAEGEEFFSLGASSITTSGRLLAYSTDTVGDERFELVIKNLETGELLEDRLHNVFYGATWAGEEYLFYTTVDDAWRPDKVWRHRIGTPQEEDVCVYHEPDEKFGVDIGSSRSQKWLMIASASKLTSEVRVCDMSTPEGEFRVLWERESGVEYDVDHAIVGGEDRWLVIHNATGPNSAVAESPITWPLAPLKELHELVPHRDEVRIESIEPYASFLVLGYRRGAIPRTAIMKLSERGYTSFQELEFEEELYSCGASGGPEWEVPFVFISYSSFTVPTQVFQENIATGDRVLVKAQEVRGGYNPQDYTATRLWSTAPDGTKIPVSLIHSADLDLSQGPHPTVLYGYGAYEASRDPGFSVSLLSMMQRGVIFAIAHVRGGGEMGRRWYEEGRLLHKRNTFTDFIAVADDLIAQKITSPETMAAYGGSAGGLLMGAVANMAPDRFCAIHAAVPFVDALTSILKPELPLTVPEWEEWGDPYHDPEVYDYMASYSPYENVSTQNYPDILATTSLNDTRVLYVEPAKWIAKLRDTATGGEFLLKTEMVAGHGGVSGRYQAWRQTAYEYAWLIHKITGVVD